One stretch of Streptomyces sp. 135 DNA includes these proteins:
- a CDS encoding DUF503 domain-containing protein, with protein sequence MYVGTLSFDLLLGDVHSLKEKRSVVRPIVAELQRKYGVSAAEVGGQDLHRRAEIGLAVVSGDWSHLTDVLDRCERLVAARPEVELLSVRRRLHGDDD encoded by the coding sequence ATGTATGTGGGGACTCTGTCCTTCGATCTGCTCCTCGGCGACGTACATTCGCTGAAGGAGAAACGCTCCGTCGTCCGCCCGATCGTCGCCGAACTCCAGCGCAAGTACGGGGTGAGCGCGGCGGAGGTGGGCGGTCAGGATCTGCACCGCAGGGCCGAGATCGGCCTCGCCGTGGTGTCGGGCGACTGGAGCCATCTCACGGACGTACTGGACCGGTGCGAGCGCCTCGTCGCCGCCCGGCCCGAAGTGGAGCTGCTGTCGGTCCGGCGGCGGCTGCACGGCGACGACGACTGA